A portion of the Oxynema aestuarii AP17 genome contains these proteins:
- the pbpC gene encoding penicillin-binding protein 1C — protein MAKLNALTEFSARKWHQLNVKQRRGVKIALGLLFLAAIARSLPYLIPIRASDIAQTEQAIVFRDRNGLPLGTLLTRDRDRTAVVSLDRVSPHFIQAILAAEDKRFYRHGALDLQAIGRSLLEAVQARQIVSGASTITMQLARMLEPAPRTLPHKLGEIWLSWRLYAGMSRDEILHAYINRLPMGGNLYGVEAAARTYFGVPASDLTIAQASLLAAIPNDPNHLNPNTHWDALKRRQQYVLDRMVADGYITPQQRDRAYAEQPQRLAGDRGIEAAPHFLFWLANQVPDTVSQVTTTIDRPLQEFAEAQVKQMVRALAPHDVRHAAAIVLDNQTGDVLAYVGSPDYFGDDRLGRNDGVQALRQPGSTLKPFLYQFALEQDIIQPNTILADVPTHYAIPGAKLYSPVDYSEKFLGPARVRLALANSLNVPAVRVLENIGVSAFLDRLHRLGFDHLTQSPEHYGLGLALGSGEVSLWELARAYLTLARRGEAIALNPQIDAPTSHNPRQIGDRSHWALIIDMLGDRYARARAFGVESVLDLPFPAAVKTGTSSDFRDTWTVGFTRDYTVATWVGNFSGDRMKQVSGVTGAAPLWNRIILHLHENREPAPFPNPPGFVKRPICATTGVKPTPECSAVVLEYFEPQDLANYDRPHPVTLSDDYHEWLARQNTPKAIADPVKIVFPQNDDYFVLTPHEETAKIQLKLAGIPADPVEWRIGDRAGVQKRVTTEAKNSLFYELPIGKWTVEVNSGDRRDRITFEIQATESPNAPRGFSISDRPQSTQND, from the coding sequence ATGGCAAAACTCAACGCCCTCACCGAGTTTTCGGCGCGAAAATGGCATCAATTGAATGTAAAACAGCGACGGGGGGTGAAAATTGCCCTGGGGCTGCTTTTCCTCGCCGCAATCGCGCGATCGCTACCCTATTTAATACCGATTCGCGCCTCGGATATCGCCCAAACCGAACAGGCGATCGTCTTTCGCGATCGCAACGGACTGCCCCTCGGGACTCTCCTCACCCGCGATCGCGATCGCACCGCCGTCGTCAGCCTCGATCGCGTTTCCCCTCACTTTATACAAGCCATCCTCGCCGCCGAAGACAAGCGCTTCTACCGACACGGTGCGTTAGACTTGCAAGCAATCGGGCGATCGCTGCTCGAAGCCGTCCAAGCCCGCCAGATCGTCTCCGGCGCCTCCACCATCACCATGCAACTCGCGCGGATGCTAGAACCTGCGCCGCGCACCCTCCCCCACAAACTCGGCGAAATTTGGCTGTCCTGGCGCCTCTACGCAGGCATGAGTCGCGACGAAATCTTGCACGCTTATATCAATCGGTTGCCGATGGGCGGCAATCTCTACGGCGTCGAAGCCGCCGCCCGCACTTATTTCGGCGTTCCCGCCAGCGATCTCACGATCGCCCAAGCCAGTTTACTCGCCGCCATCCCCAACGACCCCAATCACCTCAACCCCAACACCCACTGGGACGCCCTCAAACGGCGCCAGCAATACGTCCTCGATCGCATGGTCGCCGACGGCTACATCACGCCCCAGCAGCGCGATCGCGCCTACGCCGAACAGCCCCAACGCTTAGCGGGCGATCGCGGCATTGAGGCCGCCCCTCACTTCCTATTTTGGCTGGCAAACCAAGTGCCAGACACCGTATCTCAAGTGACCACGACGATCGATCGCCCCTTACAAGAATTTGCCGAAGCCCAAGTCAAGCAAATGGTGCGCGCCCTCGCCCCCCACGACGTGCGCCACGCCGCCGCGATCGTCCTCGACAACCAGACTGGAGACGTTCTCGCCTACGTCGGATCCCCCGACTACTTCGGCGACGATCGCCTCGGACGCAATGACGGCGTGCAAGCCTTACGCCAGCCGGGATCGACCCTCAAACCCTTTTTATACCAATTTGCCCTCGAACAAGATATTATCCAGCCGAATACGATTTTGGCCGACGTTCCCACTCACTACGCCATCCCGGGGGCTAAATTATACAGCCCCGTCGATTACAGCGAAAAGTTTTTGGGTCCCGCGCGGGTCCGCCTCGCCCTCGCCAACTCCCTCAACGTCCCCGCCGTCAGAGTTTTGGAAAATATAGGCGTGTCCGCCTTCCTCGATCGCCTCCACCGCTTGGGATTCGACCATCTCACTCAATCCCCGGAACATTACGGCTTGGGACTCGCCCTCGGCAGTGGTGAAGTGAGCTTGTGGGAACTCGCCCGCGCCTACCTTACCCTCGCCCGTCGGGGAGAGGCGATCGCCCTCAACCCCCAAATCGACGCCCCGACTTCTCACAATCCCCGGCAAATTGGCGATCGCTCTCACTGGGCGTTAATTATCGATATGTTAGGCGATCGCTACGCCCGGGCGCGCGCTTTCGGCGTCGAATCCGTCCTCGACCTCCCCTTCCCGGCGGCGGTTAAAACCGGGACTTCATCGGACTTTCGCGATACCTGGACCGTCGGATTTACCCGCGATTACACCGTCGCTACCTGGGTCGGCAATTTTAGCGGCGATCGCATGAAACAAGTCTCCGGCGTCACCGGGGCCGCCCCTTTGTGGAATCGTATTATTTTACACTTGCACGAAAACCGCGAACCCGCCCCCTTTCCGAATCCTCCCGGTTTCGTCAAACGCCCGATTTGCGCCACCACCGGGGTCAAACCGACGCCGGAATGTTCCGCAGTAGTTTTAGAATATTTTGAACCTCAAGATTTAGCCAACTACGATCGCCCGCATCCGGTCACTTTATCCGACGATTATCATGAATGGTTGGCGCGACAAAACACTCCCAAAGCGATCGCCGATCCCGTTAAAATTGTCTTTCCTCAAAATGACGATTATTTCGTCTTAACGCCTCACGAAGAAACGGCAAAAATTCAACTCAAATTAGCCGGAATTCCCGCCGATCCCGTAGAATGGCGCATCGGCGATCGCGCGGGAGTGCAGAAACGGGTAACGACTGAAGCAAAAAATTCCTTATTTTACGAACTTCCTATCGGAAAATGGACGGTCGAGGTCAACAGTGGCGATCGCCGCGATCGCATTACTTTTGAAATTCAAGCCACTGAATCCCCCAACGCCCCCCGGGGTTTCTCAATTTCCGATCGCCCCCAATCGACGCAAAACGACTAA
- a CDS encoding ABC transporter permease — MESQLSLSSSPKSIKSFIQTIWADSLTILWGDWLDLRVRIVQVAASGLVSPLIYILAFGLGLGSTLKPGMGSGNSYLEFMLPGMVALSSMTIGFGGTVFSICGERLFTKNFEEMLLLPIHPIALHFGKMMAGILRGLMTSGSVILVAILFTGKIWSFLNPLFLLILVLNCAVFSGLGVIVGLSVKSLESVGIYNNFIIVPMSFLGATFFDPAQLPSALKSVVYLLPLTYTSIGLRAAAYQSTQFPWYSVAVLLILAVILSAIGAYKFATQQD; from the coding sequence GTGGAATCGCAACTTTCTCTATCCTCCTCACCCAAATCGATTAAATCCTTCATCCAAACCATTTGGGCCGACAGCCTCACCATCTTATGGGGAGACTGGCTGGATTTGCGCGTCCGAATCGTGCAAGTCGCCGCCTCCGGACTCGTCTCTCCCCTCATTTACATTCTCGCCTTCGGTTTGGGATTGGGAAGTACCTTAAAACCGGGGATGGGAAGTGGCAATAGTTATTTAGAATTCATGCTGCCGGGAATGGTCGCCCTTTCTTCGATGACCATTGGCTTTGGCGGAACCGTTTTTTCAATCTGTGGCGAACGGTTATTCACGAAAAACTTTGAAGAAATGCTCTTATTGCCGATCCATCCGATCGCCTTACATTTCGGTAAAATGATGGCGGGAATTTTGCGCGGTTTGATGACTTCCGGATCGGTAATTTTAGTGGCTATTTTATTTACCGGGAAAATCTGGAGTTTTCTCAACCCACTGTTTTTACTGATCTTAGTTCTCAACTGCGCCGTTTTTTCCGGTTTGGGCGTCATCGTCGGATTGAGTGTAAAATCCCTAGAAAGTGTGGGGATTTATAATAATTTTATTATCGTTCCCATGTCTTTTCTCGGTGCGACCTTTTTCGATCCCGCGCAACTTCCCAGTGCCTTAAAAAGTGTGGTTTATTTATTACCGCTAACTTACACGAGTATCGGATTGCGTGCTGCCGCCTATCAAAGCACTCAATTTCCTTGGTACAGCGTAGCCGTTTTGTTGATTTTGGCCGTTATTTTATCGGCGATCGGGGCTTATAAATTTGCCACCCAACAAGATTGA
- a CDS encoding DUF167 domain-containing protein: MPLIKVKVKPNSKQQKIDREADGSLTIRLKSPPIEGKANDELIELLAKTFKVRKSEITIKSGATSRNKLVELPDLT, from the coding sequence ATGCCCCTCATTAAAGTTAAAGTCAAACCAAACTCCAAACAACAAAAAATCGATCGCGAAGCCGATGGCAGCTTGACCATTCGCTTAAAATCGCCGCCAATTGAAGGAAAAGCGAACGACGAACTGATCGAATTACTGGCGAAAACTTTTAAAGTTCGCAAGTCCGAAATTACGATTAAATCTGGTGCAACTTCCCGAAACAAACTCGTCGAATTGCCCGATTTGACTTGA
- a CDS encoding dTDP-4-dehydrorhamnose 3,5-epimerase, with protein MGLNKHVEIEVLESMQSGMAQFYTPLSCHETMLVQVPPRAIDDLFVHHFQTDRLLVVRGSFVLVVLQNRQYRYLPLSDRHPAVITIPPGVPHGALNFSDEPCLVVNAVLRHGKAIERDYRPMKPRFAYDLEAAKAALDRELATAIGA; from the coding sequence ATGGGTTTAAACAAACACGTCGAAATTGAAGTTTTAGAATCCATGCAATCCGGCATGGCTCAATTCTATACCCCCCTATCTTGTCACGAAACCATGCTCGTGCAAGTGCCGCCCCGTGCCATTGACGACCTGTTCGTGCATCACTTTCAAACCGATCGCCTGTTGGTCGTGCGCGGCAGTTTTGTGTTAGTAGTGTTACAAAATCGCCAATATCGCTATCTGCCGTTGAGCGATCGCCATCCGGCGGTCATTACCATTCCTCCGGGAGTTCCCCACGGGGCGTTAAATTTCAGCGACGAACCCTGTTTAGTCGTCAATGCCGTACTCCGACATGGAAAGGCGATCGAACGGGATTATCGTCCCATGAAACCCCGTTTTGCTTACGATTTAGAGGCAGCCAAAGCCGCTTTAGATCGAGAATTGGCAACGGCGATCGGCGCCTGA
- a CDS encoding 2,3-bisphosphoglycerate-dependent phosphoglycerate mutase has product MAQLILIRHGQSTWNAANRFTGWVDVPLDRVGRREAIAAASKLGEYVVDVAFTSLLVRAIETTAICLTESEGLCGGKSPVFKHDADDPQWHGWDKYEGHRDEEIPIFLAQALDERYYGDLQGYNKAKMAEKVGEEQVHRWRRSFATRPPGGESLEDTARRTLPFFRDRILTHLREGDNVLVSAHGNSLRSIVMELDDLDTEQVPGLELKTGVPLVYEIDNTGKVAGKTVLN; this is encoded by the coding sequence ATGGCTCAACTGATTTTGATCCGCCACGGTCAAAGTACGTGGAATGCAGCGAATCGCTTTACCGGGTGGGTGGACGTTCCACTCGATCGCGTCGGACGCCGGGAAGCGATCGCCGCCGCCAGCAAACTCGGGGAATATGTCGTCGATGTGGCGTTTACCAGCTTACTGGTACGGGCGATCGAAACCACGGCGATCTGTCTGACGGAAAGCGAGGGTCTGTGTGGCGGCAAAAGCCCGGTATTCAAGCACGATGCCGACGATCCTCAATGGCATGGCTGGGATAAATACGAAGGGCATCGCGACGAAGAAATCCCAATTTTTCTCGCTCAGGCCCTCGACGAGCGCTATTATGGCGATTTGCAAGGGTACAACAAGGCAAAAATGGCCGAGAAAGTCGGTGAAGAGCAGGTGCATCGCTGGCGGCGATCGTTTGCGACCCGACCGCCTGGGGGAGAAAGCTTAGAAGACACGGCCCGCCGTACCCTGCCCTTTTTCCGCGATCGCATTTTGACGCACCTGAGAGAGGGGGATAACGTGTTAGTGTCCGCCCACGGCAATTCCCTGCGATCGATCGTCATGGAACTCGACGATCTCGACACCGAACAAGTCCCCGGGTTGGAACTGAAAACGGGAGTGCCTCTAGTTTACGAAATCGACAACACCGGGAAGGTCGCCGGGAAAACAGTTTTGAATTGA
- the atpC gene encoding ATP synthase F1 subunit epsilon has protein sequence MSLDVQVITPSQVIWDAPCDELILPSKDGLLGILSGHASLVTFVTVGVLRIRFQQVWIPVFVMGGLAEVEYDRVVILVNDACRGDAIDVQQAQHALEKAQDRLTKPLNDKERWRVEQCLKQAEAELSAAREFPQPLKISLPEVRAGGRSQASQSAFNMLRHL, from the coding sequence ATGAGTTTAGACGTTCAAGTCATTACCCCATCGCAAGTTATTTGGGATGCCCCTTGTGACGAATTAATCTTACCTAGCAAAGACGGCTTGTTGGGTATTTTAAGCGGTCACGCCTCCTTGGTGACCTTCGTGACCGTCGGCGTCCTGCGGATTCGCTTTCAACAGGTCTGGATTCCCGTGTTTGTGATGGGAGGACTGGCAGAAGTCGAATACGATCGGGTGGTCATCTTGGTCAACGATGCTTGTCGGGGAGATGCGATCGACGTGCAGCAGGCTCAGCACGCTTTGGAAAAAGCTCAAGATCGCCTCACTAAGCCTCTAAACGATAAGGAACGCTGGCGGGTCGAACAATGCCTCAAACAGGCCGAAGCCGAACTGAGTGCGGCCCGGGAGTTTCCTCAACCGCTTAAGATAAGCTTACCGGAAGTTCGCGCAGGTGGGCGATCGCAGGCCAGCCAATCCGCATTTAATATGCTCCGCCACTTGTAA